The Alnus glutinosa chromosome 1, dhAlnGlut1.1, whole genome shotgun sequence region ACGTAGACTCTTTAGTTGGTTACTTCCCTAACATCCTCTTCAGCTAGCAACTTCATCGAAAATCCTACACCCTAattcaaatattcaatattcCTAGTTTTTGCACAAGCAgtaaccaaaattaaaatcaaaacaaaagccaaaaataTGGCGACATTGTCTCTCAAGTCACTTTGTACACCATTTTTTGAGACATATGGAGATAGCCACCCAGCGAAGTGTACGTTATATGGAGGCTCTACGCTGATAATTTGGTCGAGGAAACTCATCAAAACAACTTATGCGCGTTCGTACGTCATTCTCCCTCAAACACAATAATATCACAACATAAATGCAAACGCCTGTCTTTTACGTAAACCATATATGGCCTCACAAGTCACGACTCACAATCACGCCCGTGAAACGACCCTTGCGTAGTCCCAATGGCCAATACGCGAATATTAATTTCTCATTAATCAAAcggaaagaaaaacaattctTTAAGGTGGTTGAGATGgaaatcttgattttttttttttttttttttattttaattttaattttaatttttttttttcaacctttttgtcttttcaagGCATTTTCGTAATTAAGAagcaattttttacttttttacggAGGTAAGAGGTTTTATTTGTTGAGCTTATTTctttaaatgcttttttttatcggaaaattaaaaaagaaaaagaaaattaatgaagtctttttcctttttcaagtAAATACAAAATCTCAAATATAGAGACGCAATATATATGACAATTTGTGAACCCACGAGGACTCAGGACCTCATCAGCAAGAAaactatttcttatttcttaatcaCAAAAACGTACGTGCTTGAAAATTGGAATGACGAAGAGTGGGGTTACACACTTACACCTCATAAATAGCCTTGGGTTAACTTACTGCTTATCCAATTTATGAGGGTTGTaatgaagaaaatagaaaggagaatcacgtatttttttttttttaacaaacgtcaatttaataaactaaattaaagtaAACTTCTCTAATCTAATTTTCAATTACACCTGTTTTTATAATGAACCAGGTTAAACCAATAGCCTAAGGCTAAGGTTTAGTCTTTTCATATGGGCTAGAAAGGGTGGAATGATCTCAATGTgctttattcttcttcttttcttttatgggTACAAACCGAGGTCcgcaaaattaaaataaaatgtctgtCTACAAGTCCAACCCTCAAAACCCAATTATTATACTTTAGATTTTCGAAGATAATCCCGTGCTGAAGTTTTTAAAGTTGTGcccatcatttttaattaaatgttatAAATTTTTGTCACCCCAGTATAAGATATAATGAATAacgaaaaaatgaaatatttttctcaagGTAATAAATAAtgagattttaaaatataaaataattaattaaaaaataatgattttttttttttttttttttttataaaaaaaaaaaattagaaaaaataaatcatagaaTTACCTTACAGATTTTGAAAATCCTTCTTCCTTTGGGTCTTAGGCTTGAATTGCAGATGATGGGCTTGTGCCCAGGCTGCTAAGTGCTAACTATCTCAACAGGGCTCAACTACTAAGCCCATTGGGCCTTGGCTTCAGGTACGTTTTGATACTTCGCACAGCGATTTCAGTTTTAGCCACTGCTTTGACCCTGGAGAACACACCGTTATACTTCGCGATTCTAAGTTCAACCAGGTAATATCCAATTTCCCATCGTATTTTCTGAAATAATTTTGTTCGATTTCGATCtcgttttttatttctttttgtaaatttcagtagctaaggtcttttttttttttttttgtgctcttGGGTTTTCCATTTGGAAAACACCtgatctgtttggttgctgagaaatataggaaaggaaaagaaaatcctcaaacttcagaaaatttattttattggctTAAGGAAATCGAAATTTTGACTCACCTGAACCTCATAACCCTATAGACTTTGTTAAGATGAAGTTCCTATATTTCTGGGAAATCAGATAAACATCAAACTCTATGTTACTCGATtacatatctttcttttttcaaaattttcttagcAGACAAAATGAGACTTTGTTTGTTGTCCTGTTGAATCGGTTTTCTAATGTAATCTGAATGCATAAATTTGTGTTTGTCAATAATTAAGTAAAGCTAGGTCAAATCTCATTAAGAATTAATGATTTAGGTTTTGATTCAAGGTGTTCAGGAAGAGAGATCAAAGATGGGATTTATAATGGAGTTTGCGGAGAATTTGGTTCTGAAGTTGATGGAGGACCCTAAGGAGAGGGACAGGAAGTTCAGGGAGCACGTTTATGCAGTGAAGGATCGGTGCAACAAGACCAAGGAGATGTGGAGTTACCCTCTCCGTCCTTACGGGTTCTGGACCTTTGAGCGCCACAATTCTCAGCTCAAGTGGGATGCTCAGATCAGCCAGGTGCCCGGTCGGAGGGACCCCTATGATGACCTTCTTCAGCATGTCCACGACACCCCCAAATGAACGAATAAGGTCGTATTCTCAGCTTTTATCGAATTTGAAGAGATTGATGACATTTATTTTGAAGATCATGATGTTGTGGTGTGGAATGTTTTCGATGCCTTTAGTTTTTGTCAGAATGATTATATGTTTGTTTCTGACTTTCTGGAGGGATATCTCTATGTGCGATTTGTCTGAGAACATTATACtagataaaaaatatatatataaaggatttcTAATGATTGGAGACGGAATTGATTTGatcaaatgaaataaaacatGTTTCTCTTATTCGCATGGCATGTAACCTGTTCAGTTGGAAAATTTTGGAGTTGGAAAAATTCGTGTATCTTTTGTCGATGCACATATTCTAGAAGGCTTTGTATTGGCATGAATTGAGCGATCAATAGTATCTTACAGATATTGATGACAATATATTCATGGCTTCAGAGATGAAATTGTCTAGTTTTTGCTGGGGCAAAACTAGCAAGCTGCTTCTGATGATACATTAAGTGATGTCTTTCTGTCAGTGATTTCATGCGATTTAACCTCCAGACtctgtaattttttcttatataaaaaGTAAATGCAAGGAATGTAGAACTAAATAATtggaattttttctttattttttctttatgttcTATCATCATCAAACTGAAGAGATGcttttgctttgtttgttttgataggATAACTCCATTGCTTATGGGATAGATGGTCTATATGATACTTTTCCTATTGTTTTAGATCACATAGATCCATTACAAGCAGAGTCATGGATTATATTGCTTATGCCTTCATAGCATGTTATGGTGGCAGTGTATATAATCCTGGACTACTTTGGGAGATATAATCACCTTTCAAAGTCACCTTTTACTCCgtaaaacaaaatcaattttaattattttcaaaagcacCGATTTAACCCTTTCTTTAGTACTCGCAAAACCCCTGCATCCAATTTCAGTTCTTTCTTATCATGTTACTCGCTTTATTAATATAGGAGGGAAAATATGATCACATCTacttgaattttgaaatttgctAATGACTATCTGCTAAAAGTAATTATACTGTTGCCATCGAGTATACTAATTAAGCATAATACCGTTGCAGTTTCTTGAAGCAACATCAAACTATGACATCCTGATCCTTAACAAAGGTTGCACATATGAGTATGCTGCTTTCATTAAGTTGTACTAACAATacctgaattttttttccatGGGAAGTAGAATCCACTTCATTGGGATAAAATCCTGCGACtttcaattttcattcaatATGACTCTCTCTGGTATGCTAATCATTTCTAATATTGTTTATAAACCTGACATGGGGTCTTGGTCCATTGAAAAGGCCAATGAGGACATCATATGTGAAATTAGCAGGAAAATTAATTTATCTCATTTAAACTGTTCCATTGgttattcattaattttttgttttattgatgcAGAAATCTCATATGCCATCTGCTGAGTGAATTAAAGCTTTTCCTGCGGAAAATGGCAAGGAGAAACTTAAGCTTGTTATTCTGTCGGATGTTAGTTAAATGTATGGTGCAGGAGCATCAGTTGATTTGTAATGAGTTTGAATAAGTATCGTGTAACTCTGGTTTTATAAAATACACTGTTTCAGAATGCTTATTATCTTGCTGATCTGAGTGAATGTCTTTTAGCAATCTCATGGCAAAAATGATTCAAGAAGTTTTTGGTTGAATCCTAACTGACCAAGTATATGCCTAGCTACCGTTTCATTTACTCCTTGTAGCCTGTGATCATTGTACTGTCTGTTACCTTTAATTTGGAGAAGCCTTTACCTTAAACAGGAATAAGCCCCTGGCAGCTTGGAGGTGAGGGGTTACTGGAACAACCACATTTACAAGAAGGTAAAAAGATTTTTGACAGAAGCGAAGGGAATAATGGAAACTTGCATTTAGCGAATTTAGAACAGTCGCATAAAGTCATTGAATAGAGACAATAAGTAGATATTAAGATCTAAGAGCAATTTGTTGGTCTTAACTATGCCTTCTGCCAAACGATCGACCAATACAATGTCAAATGATCAGattcaagtaaaaaaatttactctctTTTTTCCCGGTCATAGGACGAACATGATAGGTGAAAAGGAGGAACTGATTAACAAATCATAGAATTGGACAGATATGGAAGAATCAGATTATGTAATAGAGCACACACTAACATTGATCTGAACCACAAAGCCAGGTACGCTCAAAACCATTCACATTCAAAGCCAGGTACCACTCTAAACCATTCACATTCATTCATACTTAGAAAGGGAGTGCAGAAGTCATTTACAGTCGAAACATACTACAAAGAGACGCAAACAGATTTAGACAAAACAGAAACTGTACTAATCGGAATCAGAAGAATCTGATTTATGTTCAGCAGATGCTGCTGCATCTCCTTCCTTTTCACGCTCTCCCTTCTTAACTGCCTGGGATATCTCCTCAACAGGAACTAAAGGCAAATAGCCAAATATAGGATAACCCTTCTGGGTCATGTCCTTCACCACACGATTGTACTTCTCTGAGCAGTTAGCAGCTACAGGCACCGCCTTCTCTGCCACCGTGTGGATGGGTGGACACTTGCTCAGTCCAACCCACATCCACACACTTTGGGACACAAGGAACTGCTTATACTCCGAACCAGCATAATGCACAGCAGCACGAGGACCCCCAGTTTGAGCCTCATTTACAAGCTTTTGAGCCTTTTGAGATGCCTTCTGAACCAAACTATGAGTTTTGCTCACAACATGCTTTGCGAAAGGTGGAGCATGCTCATCAAACTTGTGGGAAGCTTCATCTACCTGCAGTAATCAAAAAACTGATAAGTTCCACAAAATTCTTCCATAAACTAGATGAAATAAGGTATATACAGAGCATATAACACAGCTAGCACCAACACTGGCAACTTATCAAATCATCAGCATGTCCGCATGCATGTtgatttcaacaattttttcaaGTATTACGCCTTCAGCCCTTATATGGTTGTGGTGAGATTTATGAACATCTAAACAAAATTTGATATGCAGACCCAACAATACTATTTACTTAAAAATATTGGAAAGATTTTTAAGAACTTCGAGTTAGCCTAAGAAATCTAGAGGATGTGATTCGTACTAAACATAATAATGAGAGAATCGGTAAAATCAAATGTCCAACTGGCAACTTGTAAGGAGGTGGTCGGTTACCCTAAGAATGTGCTGAGACACCCCCAAGCTattgggggtggtgcgaccactcTCCAAGGGCTCAGGGGGTGATCACACCACCCCGGTTCTGGGTGACCAACCACAGTAATATGATGATCGGCCACTCCTCAAGAGGCTGGTCGAACCACCCCTTAACGATGGTCGGCCAGATGGGGTGAC contains the following coding sequences:
- the LOC133864634 gene encoding uncharacterized protein LOC133864634, translated to MGFIMEFAENLVLKLMEDPKERDRKFREHVYAVKDRCNKTKEMWSYPLRPYGFWTFERHNSQLKWDAQISQVPGRRDPYDDLLQHVHDTPK
- the LOC133864624 gene encoding REF/SRPP-like protein At1g67360, translated to MATEMETQRKNQELKHLAFVRLAAIHALLCATSLYDYAKQNSGPLRSAVGTVEGAVTAVVGPVYQKLKGVPYDLLVFLDKKVDEASHKFDEHAPPFAKHVVSKTHSLVQKASQKAQKLVNEAQTGGPRAAVHYAGSEYKQFLVSQSVWMWVGLSKCPPIHTVAEKAVPVAANCSEKYNRVVKDMTQKGYPIFGYLPLVPVEEISQAVKKGEREKEGDAAASAEHKSDSSDSD